The Kineosporiaceae bacterium genome includes a window with the following:
- a CDS encoding DUF2817 domain-containing protein: protein MAGRGGDGDGWVCNPGVAGGVLADDVGVTLLESGVGKVARRGRHRSTVVVLVWLVVLLAAVGCRPASDIEQPASPVPVTTAVYGSSRAGRPLTLTVVGDPAATRRVLVIGCLHGSERGGVPIAADLARRRPPDDVAYLVVVHPNPDGEAARTRGNAAGVDLNRNFPSWTPSRPSTPFSSGSGPLSEPESAALTRVILDRRPTVVISYHQALNLVDASGTGGEVLATRYASTAGLAVRATPAHPGSLPTWLAAVLPGVVVLTVELPWTVTPVLADAQLRAIEAVAASL, encoded by the coding sequence ATGGCTGGGAGGGGCGGCGACGGCGACGGGTGGGTGTGCAACCCCGGCGTCGCCGGCGGCGTCCTCGCTGATGACGTTGGTGTGACGCTGCTCGAGAGCGGGGTGGGGAAGGTGGCACGTCGCGGCAGGCATCGATCCACCGTGGTCGTCCTGGTCTGGCTGGTGGTGCTGCTGGCCGCGGTGGGCTGCCGGCCCGCCTCCGACATCGAGCAGCCGGCCTCACCCGTCCCGGTCACGACCGCGGTCTACGGCTCCTCCCGCGCCGGCCGTCCACTGACCCTGACCGTGGTCGGTGACCCCGCGGCGACCCGTCGGGTGTTGGTGATCGGATGCCTGCACGGCAGTGAGCGCGGCGGCGTGCCGATCGCGGCCGACCTGGCCCGGCGGCGCCCCCCGGACGACGTGGCCTATCTGGTCGTGGTGCATCCGAACCCGGACGGCGAGGCCGCCCGGACCCGAGGCAACGCCGCGGGGGTGGACCTCAACCGGAACTTCCCGAGCTGGACGCCGAGCCGGCCGAGCACCCCCTTCTCCTCCGGTAGCGGTCCGCTGAGCGAACCCGAGTCGGCTGCCCTGACCCGGGTGATCCTCGACCGTCGTCCCACGGTCGTCATCAGCTACCACCAGGCGCTGAACCTGGTCGATGCCTCGGGGACGGGTGGCGAGGTGCTGGCGACCCGGTACGCCTCCACCGCCGGGCTGGCGGTACGGGCGACCCCGGCTCACCCGGGCAGCCTGCCGACCTGGCTGGCCGCGGTCCTGCCGGGCGTGGTGGTGCTCACGGTCGAGCTGCCGTGGACCGTCACGCCGGTGCTCGCCGATGCCCAGCTGCGCGCCATCGAGGCCGTCGCCGCGTCGCTGTGA
- a CDS encoding GNAT family N-acetyltransferase yields the protein MDDDSIIRPLHPDDAPRLAELLTRSRAFMAPFEPEREEDWFTVAGQALAVERSLAQQEAGQVVASAILSETGEVAGRINLNNIVRGAFQSCSMGYWLDEGHTGRGLASRAVAAMVRIAFVDLGLHRVEAGTLVHNTASQKVLLSNDFQQFALAPSYLRIAGRWQDHLLFQRISPID from the coding sequence CCCGGACGACGCCCCCCGCCTGGCCGAGCTGCTCACCCGGAGCCGCGCGTTCATGGCACCGTTCGAGCCGGAGCGGGAGGAGGACTGGTTCACCGTGGCGGGCCAGGCGCTGGCCGTCGAGCGCTCGTTGGCTCAGCAGGAGGCCGGTCAGGTGGTGGCGAGCGCGATCCTGTCCGAGACCGGCGAGGTGGCCGGTCGGATCAACCTGAACAACATCGTGCGGGGGGCGTTCCAATCCTGCTCGATGGGGTATTGGCTCGACGAGGGCCACACCGGGCGAGGGCTGGCGAGTCGGGCCGTGGCGGCCATGGTGCGGATCGCCTTCGTCGACCTCGGTCTCCATCGGGTCGAGGCCGGGACGCTGGTGCACAACACGGCATCGCAGAAAGTGTTGCTGAGCAACGACTTCCAGCAGTTTGCGCTGGCCCCCAGTTACCTGCGCATCGCGGGACGATGGCAGGATCACCTTCTGTTCCAACGGATCTCGCCGATCGACTGA
- a CDS encoding tRNA (cytidine(34)-2'-O)-methyltransferase has product MDVVLVSPEIATNTGNIIRLCANTGARLHLVEPLGFSMDDRLLKRAGLDYHDLASVTVHADVAACLARLGPARRFAFTAAAADRYDRMAFAPDDVFIFGAERSGLTADQFDALGPVRRLHLPMRPGNRSLNLANAVAVVVFEAWRQLDFAGAVTPVDRLGSGLTSETLTSGPFDH; this is encoded by the coding sequence GTGGACGTCGTCCTGGTGTCACCCGAGATCGCCACGAACACCGGGAACATCATCCGGTTGTGCGCCAACACCGGCGCGAGGCTGCACCTGGTCGAGCCCCTCGGCTTCTCGATGGACGACCGGTTGCTCAAGCGCGCGGGCCTGGACTATCACGACCTGGCCAGCGTCACGGTGCATGCCGATGTTGCCGCGTGCCTGGCGCGGCTGGGGCCGGCGCGCCGGTTCGCCTTCACGGCGGCGGCGGCCGACCGCTACGACCGCATGGCGTTCGCCCCGGACGACGTGTTCATCTTCGGTGCCGAGCGATCCGGCCTGACCGCCGACCAGTTCGACGCCCTGGGGCCGGTGCGCAGACTGCACCTACCGATGCGTCCTGGTAACCGCAGTCTCAACCTCGCCAATGCCGTCGCCGTGGTGGTCTTCGAGGCGTGGCGCCAGCTCGACTTCGCCGGTGCCGTCACCCCGGTCGATCGGCTCGGGTCCGGCCTGACCAGCGAGACCCTCACCAGCGGACCGTTCGACCACTGA
- a CDS encoding YceI family protein: MSAFPAELTGTWDIDAAHSTVGFAVKHAVVATTRGNFGVYAGGATIDAENPENSSLWVEIDAASVNTGNEQRDGHLKSADFFDVENNPKITYKSTSVSVKGDEIVTVGDLSIGGHTAPVELVWEFGGIAKDPWGNTKAGFETSATINRKDWGLQWNAALETGGFLVGEKVKLVIEIEAGKQA, encoded by the coding sequence ATGAGCGCCTTTCCCGCCGAGCTGACCGGTACCTGGGACATCGACGCCGCCCACTCGACGGTCGGCTTTGCCGTCAAGCACGCCGTGGTCGCCACCACGCGCGGCAACTTCGGCGTCTACGCCGGTGGCGCCACGATCGACGCCGAGAACCCCGAGAACTCCTCGCTGTGGGTCGAGATCGACGCCGCGTCGGTCAACACCGGCAACGAGCAGCGTGACGGCCACCTCAAGAGCGCCGACTTCTTCGATGTCGAGAACAACCCGAAGATCACCTACAAGAGCACCTCGGTGTCGGTCAAGGGCGACGAGATCGTCACCGTCGGCGACCTGTCCATCGGTGGCCACACCGCTCCCGTCGAGCTGGTCTGGGAGTTCGGCGGCATCGCCAAGGACCCGTGGGGCAACACCAAGGCCGGCTTCGAGACCTCCGCGACCATCAACCGCAAGGACTGGGGCCTGCAGTGGAACGCCGCCCTCGAGACCGGTGGCTTCCTGGTGGGCGAGAAGGTCAAGCTGGTCATCGAGATCGAGGCCGGTAAGCAGGCCTGA
- a CDS encoding GNAT family N-acetyltransferase has protein sequence MGFLHPFSLGEASAFWRRQLPGRTIWLARGANGGLDGCVQLARTDYPNGRHRGEVVKLLVHRRARRRGLARALMTALEDAARTEGLTLLLLDTETDNPAETLYRSLGWHPYGVVPAHSARPDGVLAPTTFYCKHLG, from the coding sequence ATGGGCTTCCTGCATCCGTTCAGCCTCGGCGAGGCGTCGGCGTTCTGGCGCCGTCAGCTGCCCGGCCGCACGATCTGGCTGGCCCGCGGCGCGAACGGGGGACTCGACGGGTGTGTCCAGTTGGCCCGGACCGACTACCCCAACGGGCGACACCGGGGCGAGGTGGTCAAGCTGCTGGTGCACCGCCGCGCGCGGCGTCGCGGCCTGGCCCGGGCGCTGATGACCGCACTCGAGGACGCCGCCCGCACCGAGGGGCTCACCCTGTTGCTGCTCGACACCGAGACCGACAACCCGGCCGAGACGCTCTACCGGTCGCTGGGCTGGCACCCGTACGGCGTCGTCCCGGCGCACTCGGCCCGACCCGACGGCGTGCTGGCGCCGACGACGTTCTACTGCAAGCACCTCGGCTGA